The following are encoded together in the Limanda limanda chromosome 12, fLimLim1.1, whole genome shotgun sequence genome:
- the LOC133015660 gene encoding histone H2A-like, translating into MSGRGKTDRKARGKAKTPPSLAGLQFPVGRVHRLVRKCNYPEGVGAGAPVYMPAMLEYLTPEILELAGNAAHDNKKSRAYTPEGRLFSLSTLEMQAIKDYVDSAWGGGWTDKSYISRAVFISSRDKHNKR; encoded by the exons ATGTCTGGAAGAGGTAAAACAGACAGGAAGGCCAGAGGGAAGGCAAAGACCCCCCCGTCCCTCGCCGGGCTCCAGTTCCCTGTTGGTCGTGTTCACAGGCTGGTGCGTAAATGCAACTACCCAGAGGGTGTTGGTGCCGGCGCACCCGTCTACATGCCAGCCATGCTGGAGTACCTGACCCCTGAGATCTTGGAGCTGGCTGGAAACGCCGCCCACGATAACAAGAAGAGTC GCGCCTACACCCCCGAGGGACGATTGTTTTCGCTTTCAACCCTGGAAATGCAGGCCATAAAGGATTATGTGGATTCTGCCTGGGGAGGAGGATGGACGGATAAGTCCTACATAAGCAGAGCTGTATTCATCAGCTcaagagacaaacacaacaagagatAA
- the alkbh1 gene encoding nucleic acid dioxygenase ALKBH1: MAKMAASMVESGEDAFRKIFKLYKRRNPPPDFSDVIDFSRGVPSDKVIPAKLDLVAVSDTEAARVGLQPVRDWRAFSLQGYPGFIFISNPFLLGSQPFWVQQCLKTYPQKPNVCNLDMHMSSSDTQDIWGKSIHGLSCPPSGKREPKTLLERLRWVTLGYHYNWDAKTYSANHYTPFPAELNRLSFQITAACGFPGFNAEAGILNYYRSDSSLGIHVDESELDHSRPLLSFSFGQSAIFLLGGTCRHDPPTAMYMHSGDVMVMSGQSRLLYHAVPRIIPAPEGHTALEMEGCILASSLRDSTVVEQMSEQDWAVCSRYIQSSRVNVTVRQVLGPGQSFPETPSHHHRTDAAQTDGYHEGSVDEESSKRKRSSSCDFVDIGKT; this comes from the exons ATGGCCAAGATGGCAGCCTCCATGGTGGAGAGTGGAGAAGACGCATTTCGTAAAATATTTAAACTCTACAAGAGAAGAAACCCACCGCCAGATTTCAGCGACGTCATCGACTTCTCAAGAGGTGTACCGAGTGACAAG gTTATTCCAGCTAAACTGGACCTTGTTGCAGTGAGTGATACGGAGGCTGCCAGGGTTGGATTACAGCCCGTCAGAGACTGGAGAGCCTTCAGCCTGCAGGGCTACCCAG ggTTCATTTTCATCTCCAACCCGTTCCTGCTGGGCTCACAACCCTTCTGGGTGCAACAGTGTTTGAAGACGTATCCTCAGAAACCCAATGTCTGCAACTTGGACATGCACATGTCTTCATCTGACACCCAGGACATCTGGGGCAAGAGCATACATGGCCTCAG CTGTCCTCCCTCTGGAAAGAGAGAACCAAAGACTCTACTGGAGAGGCTGCGCTGGGTTACTCTGGGATATCATTACAACTGGGATGCCAAG ACTTACTCTGCAAACCATTACACTCCTTTCCCAGCTGAGCTGAACCGACTGTCCTTCCAAATAACAGCCGCCTGTGGATTTCCAGGATTTAACGCAGAGGCTGGAATCCTCAACTACTACAGATCAGATTCCTCTCTGGGAATTCACGTGGATGAATCTGAACTGGATCACAGCCGGCCGCTGCTGTCATTCAG ttttggGCAATCAGCCATCTTCCTCCTGGGAGGTACATGCAGACATGACCCCCCCACTGCTATGTACATGCACAGTGGGGATGTGATGGTAATGTCGGGACAGAGCCGCCTCCTTTACCATGCTGTCCCTCGCATCATCCCAGCGCCAGAGGGACATACTGCTTTAGAGATGGAAGGCTGCATTCTCGCCTCATCCTTGCGGGACAGCACTGTGGTGGAGCAGATGTCAGAGCAAGACTGGGCAGTGTGTTCCAGGTACATCCAGAGCTCCAGAGTGAATGTGACCGTCAGACAGGTGCTGGGGCCTGGACAGAGCTTTCCAGAAACACCCTCTCATCACCACAGGACTGATGCAGCCCAGACAGACGGGTACCATGAAGGATCAGTGGATGAAGAGAGTtcgaagagaaagaggagtagTAGTTGTGACTTTGTTGATATTGGAAAGACATGA
- the slirp gene encoding SRA stem-loop-interacting RNA-binding protein, mitochondrial, with protein MAAPAKKVFEVFVSKIPWTVASKEMREYFVQFGSVKKCLLPFDKETGFHRGFCWVGFSTEEGLNNAIEKDPHILEGAKLQVQRNRRPFAGQKSNKGSELE; from the exons ATGGCGGCGCCAGCTAAGAAAGTTTTCGAGGTCTTCGTGTCTAAAATACCTTGGACCGTAGCCAGCA aggagatgagagagtaCTTTGTGCAGTTTGGCTCAGTGAAGAAGTGCCTTCTACCATTT GATAAAGAAACAGGCTTCCACAGAGGCTTCTGCTGGGTTGGATTCTCGACAGAGGAGGGACTGAACAATGCAATTGAGAAAGACCCACATATTCTGGAGGGAGCCAAG ctCCAGGTTCAGAGGAACAGACGGCCATTTGCAGGGCAGAAATCAAACAAAGGCAGTGAACTTGAGTGA